The genome window CCCCCCTCCACCTGTATACAGCTGTCTAGGTGCAACTGGTGAGGGCAGCGCAGACTGAATCTCAGCTGGGTACTCCATGCGGGGCCTGGAGCTGATAGGTCCTCTGTCCTGGGATGTCCAATGGCATATTCCATCCCCTTCTGCTTCACAGCCAACCAAAGGATTAGAACATTCCTCCCACCTCTCTGCGCCCCCAGCCCTCTGCCAGGAGCCCACCTCACTCCAGAAGGCCACTTCTTTTTTCATCGTTACGTTTTTTTCTAAGTCCTACTGTTAAGGATGTCAAAATATTATCATGTAAAATCATACAGCCGCTTTTTGGAAAAGTCTGGCAGTtccccaaaaggttaaacatagcgttaccatatgagccagcattCAACTTCTAGGTGTatgtcccagagaaatgaaaacatatgtccccacaaaaacttgtatgtgaatgctcaaaacagcattattcatcatagccccaaagtggaaacaaccctaatgtcaatcaactgatgaacaaacaaaatgtgtcatattcatacaatggaatattattcagtcataaaaaaggaatgcAGGACCAATAAATGCTACAACATTGGTGAACCCTGAAAACAGTATGCAAAGTgcaaaaagccagtcacaaaggaccacatattatataatcccattaatatgaaatgtccagaataggcaaatatagagagacataaagtagattagtagggatgtccctggtggcgccgcagttaagaatctgcctgccaatgcaggggacacgggctcgagccctgttccaggaagatcccacacgccgtgaaacaactaagcccatgcaccacaactactgagactacactctagagtccgtgagccacaactactgaagcctgcatgcctagagcctgtgctctgcaacaagagaagccaccgcaatgagaagcccgtgcaccacatcaaagagtagcccctgctcgtcgcaactagagaaagcccgcgcacagcaacgaagacacaacgcagacacacacacacacacacaaaaggtcgAAGAGTGGATGCCaagggccaggggaggggagaatggggaatgactgctaatgagtatggggtactttggggggaggggtgatgaaaacgttctaaaattgattgcggtgatggttgcacaacctgaCTATGCTAAAAGCCATTTAATTATATCCTTTCAAGGAGTGAGTTGTATGGTATATgaactcaataaagctgttaaaaactaTATCATCATCAAGCACATTTTTCATCTGCTGCTTCTAAAAAAAGTTAAACTCCAGGGCACTGATTTTCAAGGTTGGTGTGCAGGGAAGGAGGAGTAAACTCGAGTGGCAGGGCCAGCCCTGAGGCAGGCTGCCGGAAGTCAGGCTCTCAGTTCTACTGCCCACAGCAAGGCTAAAACCGTGGGTTGCTGGTGAGACCCACCTACAAGATGCAGTTCTGCAGAGGCAGCAGCCCACTAGGTGGCCTCCCACTCCCGATCCTGCTCCCCTGCTCTGTGGCCCACACCCCCACCTCACATTCTTGCTCCACGTTCCCTGCACATGCTCATGCCAGCTACACTGGCCTTCACTGCTGTTCCACCTCTCAAGGCTGGTCCCTGTACTAGGATCTTAATGCCTGGCTGCTCCTTCTCCCTGGAATGCTCATGCCCCAAATCCTGGTACAGCTCTGTCCTTCACGTATTTTAGGCTTCTACTTAACCAACAGCTCCTCAGAGACCATCCTGTCTAGAAATACTCCCACCTCCCCACAACTCTTTTTTCACTTActggtttattttgctgtgtCTTCCCACTAGAACATGAAGGGAGGACTGGGTCCTGTTGACTCTATTAATTCTGAGGTCTGGTACATATGGGCACtcagaatatttgttgaatgtgtaAACAACCACGTGCATGGTTGACAGCCACCAACCTGGCCTGCCCATCACCTACCTTCCTCCCCCGTGTTCCTGGTGAACTGTCAATCACAGGTCCCAGTCCTTTTACACATGAGAGGGGGGGCAAGCACGTGATCTAATCTTGGCCAATCAGAACCTTCCCTATGACTTTATACAGAGAAGCCTGAATTCAGTGGGAGAACAGTCAACAGGCTGCAGCAGAGCCAAGAGATGGAGTCCTGACAACATGGTATGAAACCCTGACATTGGCCCTACTCTGGGACTTTCTGGCCAAATGAACCAATAAGCTCCATGTTGGGCGTAAGTTTGAGTTGGGCTTCTGCCACTTAGAATTTGATGACTCGAGGATGTTTCTGCCAGGAGGATGCCTGACCCActgagatgctcagtaaatgagtGAGACTCTGCAGAGGGGAGCGTCCTGCTCCCAGACAGGAGGCCAGCGTTGCCAGGTGTAGTGGGCAGCAGATATTTTGCCAGCCCAATGGGCCTTTCCCCTGCTGGCAAGGCATCTTAGTTTTCCTTTGGAAAACCGATCTCCCACCACTGGCAGTGGCTCAGGTGGGTATAGGATCCAGGTGTGGCTGCTGAGGGGCCTCTGGGCAATCAGGCAATGAGCATCAGCCTCAggccttgtttttccttttcggACTTCTTTTGAAATTATTCGGCAAGAGGCACTCTCTGTCTTCTAGGGTGGCTGAGCTGTTAAGATGTAGGCCTGCCACACCCTGGGGACAGCTGCCtgaaagagaagcctgcacactgacCAGTAGTGGTCAGAGAGAGGAAGACGGAATTCCTGCAACATTGTTGGAGCCCTGGATCGGGTGGGCCAAAAGCAAGGCCTCTCCCacagcttttcatttttctgagccCGGTGAATTCTGTTTTGCTGGTTAACACACTTGAGTTTTCTAACACTTGCAATGAGGGTGTCCCAACCAATCCTCCAAGAGCCCCCAACCCTTCCCgctcacccctgccccccagccaggGCTTGGCCCTGCCCTCGGCAAGAGGGGGCAGCACTCACATCAGGCTTGAAGGGTGGTTCTAGCATGCCGGCTCCCAGCCGCTTGAAGTTCAGCTTCTTGAAGAGGGGGTGCTCCTTCACCTCGCGGGCAccgccccccccacaccccaggcGCTCAGCAGGGTCCTTGCAGAGGAGCTACAGCAAGGCAGGGTGGTCAGGGTAGCCCCGGGAGAggcgcccccagccccagccctggccgGTTGGGCCTCCTGCTGGCTGCTGTACCTGGGAACAGAGCGAGCGGGCCTGCGGGGAAAAGTGCTCTGAGTACTCCTCGGGCACCTCCTTTACCAGCCGCTCCACCTCCTCCCGCTTgatcttcttttttctctgctgGAAGGGTGACTGGCCTGCGATCATCTCGTACAGGAGGCAGCCTAGCGCCCACCAGTCCGGGCTGAATGTGTACCGTTCGTTCTTCACCAcctctggggctgggagggacagCACAGGAGTTAAGACGGGGCAGGAGGCGGAATTGTGCCCCGGGGCCCCAGGAATGCCCAGCATGCATGTCAAGGTGGGGTAACCAGCTCAGACACCCACTGGCACCACCCAGGCAGGCAACATCAGCAGCCCGGTGGGGACTGAGGTGAGTTGGAGAGCACACATCCCATCAAAGTGCGCTGGTATGGCCCTGCAGGGGGCCACGTCTTCTGACTTTTcaaagagaagtcagaaatccGTATTTTTAACATGAAGCTGTCTGGGTTATCAAACGTTGGCAATCAATTCAGATtgtttgaaaaacaatttgattTAAACACAGATGGAGGCCAAATTAGGCCTAGTGTGGCTGCCAGTTTGCAACCTCTAGATTTAATatcaaagagaggaaagaagacagcAACTGATTTGCTGGATAGCTACTGCCTGCCAGGACAGGCAGGTAGGGATTTTTGCCTCTACTACCTCTTTTCATCTTCAAGGCAACCCTGGGAGTAGGTGATGATCACTTTACAGTCAGGGAAAGTGAGGCTGGGAGAAGCAGAATGTCCGGCCCGAGGACACATAACAAGGAAGAGGTGGAGCCCATAGCTGGAGCTCTGTCTATTGTGTCACGTGGTCCCAAGGGGAATTTGGGGCCACATCTTGGCTTCCGCCACAGATGGGCACTCCCACTTCTAGCATGGGCAGGTCTCGGGAGTGGAGAGCCGGGGCCATGGAAACAGGTATGAGGCCCTTGTCTTTCACTGGTAGCCACCTGTAGGCCCGGCCAGTAGGAGTAGCTCAATGAATATGTAGTGAGTGAATGCTGTGGATTCACAGTGTGTGGGGCCCTGGCTGAGTCttggtctcctcatctataaaagaagAACATCAGCTCTTTCTATTTCCTGAGGTACAGGAGACTTCCCAACAGGGGTGGTGGGACTGGGCCCAAGACAGATAGAGGACCCAGGAGGCTGGCGGGCCAGGGGGAAGGGAGACTCACCCATGTAGCCCACAGTGCCCACACGGCCTTTGATCGTCTGGCCCTCAGGTACGTGCACTGCCAGCCCCAGGTCGGAGATGCGGATGTGACCTGAATGTGGATGGAGAAGCAGGGAGGCCCGTTAGGCAGGTGGGCCAGACCTCCCCCATGCCTCTCCCACCCTTTGTGGCCCCTCACCCACCGTGGTCATCTAGTAGGATGTTCTCTGGCTTTAGGTCCCtgtggggagagaagggcaggATCAGATGCTGCTCAGTTTGCCCAGCAGCCAGACAGGGCCACCCCCTCCTAGCTCGCTCACCCCCTAGGATGGGATGTGCAGCAAGGTGTGGGAGCCTTTTGTTGCCAGAAGACAGACAGCCCTGCCTTCCCTGGCAGCAGCCCCAACCTGAGGGAGCAGATGAAGGATCTATGCAgccaggactcctgggactcgCTAGGCAAGTGGAAGGCAGTTCCCACTCAGAGGGAAGCTTCCCAGACATCACCAGCAGCTTTGTTCACCTCTAGTGCTCTCCCTCCACTCTGGTGGCTAACTCTACCTTTTCCATCTGTCAAATGAGGCTACTCATCCATCTCCTCATGGAGCTGTTGTGAGGCTCAAATGAAATCATCACCAGTAATAGTAGTAAGAGGAGCTCTCCACTACCGAGTTCTATGTACTTTACAGCATTATCTCATTCATTCCCTACAACAACTTGAGAAGCAGGAGTTATATATAGTCTTTGCTTCCCAGGAAAGAAAATGGTGTTGTGAGCAGGGAGCTGagtggccaaggtcacagagtgagAGAGGGGCGACAATGCCGGGATTCACACGTGGTCAACCAGACCCCAGAGCCTGGGTTCTGAGCCTCTCAAGTCTGCCTAGTGTGGGTGAGTGTGGAGTCCCCAGCCAGAGCCCAGACAGACTTGCGCCTGCAGTGACAGCCCCAGCACACCAACATCTCTCTGCAGCCTCCACCCAAGCCCAGTTGCGGGCCCTGGCCAGGAGGGCCACACCCTTGCACCTGTACACGATGCGTTCCCGGTGCAGGTCCTCCAGGCCGCAGCAGATCTCTGCCGCGTAGAAGACGGCCCGAGCCTCGGGGAAGCCAGCCTGGCCCATGTGGTAGATGTGGAACTTGAGGTCGCCTCCGTTCATCAGCGTCAGCACCAGGCACAGCGCGTCCTTGGTCTCATAGGCGTAGGCCAAGCTCACCTGTGACCAAGAAGGTCCGAGCCCTGAAGCAGGGGCCGCGGGCCACCTGGTGGGGGGGGCTGGTGCCAGCCGCCCGAAAAATCCTTCTTAGTACCACTCCCTGGGGCCCAGCCTGCTCCCTAGGCCAGGTGTCAATTCCCCAAACCCACCCTTCCCAGGCATCTCTGAGGACAAGGGAGGCAGTTGTGCCTAGAGGGGGCCTGTGGCAGGGAAGAGATCTTAGTCCAGCGAGTGGGGAGAGCAGGCGTGgccaggggaaagggaagggtctCCTGTCTGTACTTACTACAAACCTACTGTTCACTTTCTCCAGGATCTGCTTCTCATTGAGGGCCATggcctcccctttcctcttcttgATCCGCTTCTTCTCCAGCTTCTTGCAGGCGTACATCTTGCCTGTTGCCCGCACCTGGCAGGCACATACCTGTAGCCAGGGTAGATGGGGCAAATGGGGACCAGCTGTGCCCTTCCTGGGGGTACAGGGGCTCAAAGGGGGAAGGGGCTTGTCAGGGTCCACCCTACCCCACCTCTGCACTCTGCTGGGCTCTGGCCTGGCCACTCACCTCCCCAAAGCCACCTTTGCCCAGGACTCGGTACTGCCTGAAGGTGTTTTTGGTCACTGGCTGCCTGTGGACAAGGGGTTGGGGATCAAACACTAGCTGATCAGGGGCCTGACGCCCATGAGAGCCCCCACAacctggcctggcccagcccagcccagccttcaaggagctcacctTTCCagccacttccactgcaggaaacGGTTGAAGTAGATGCTGTCGAGGTAGTCGGTATAAGGGGCCACACTCAGGTACTCGTGGGTCAGCCTATCGAGAAGACCCAGCCCACTGGTCAGCCCCTGACACCCCAAGTTCTTGGCTTGATGGGCCAGGCCCCCTGTTGTGTGTATGCTCAGCCTGAAACGCAGCATCCTCAGCCAGCCCTCTTGCTAACCCACCTAGGTGGGAGACATGCATCCTGGCTGAAGCCCAAGAGGCTACAGAGAGGGGAggcaacctgcccaaggtcacagagctggcgcaaggctggggtgaggggctgAGCTCCCTCACCACCTGCTGAACTGTTCACAGCCTTCTGGGTCCACAGAAACCCACCCGTCAGGACACGATTCTCAGCCTATGGGCAGGGAGAGGCTTACCGGGTGAGCTCCTGGAAGAGGTCTTTGCAGGGCCCCTGCTCCAGCCGCTGGGCACAGTTAGTCACCAGTTGCCGGGGGACGTCAGGGATGAGGTCGGGACCCTAGGGACAAGCCACAGACAGGTCAGTGCAGGGGCTCCCTTGGCCAGCCGCCCACTCCCAGGGCAGAGACCTCGGGACTGTGCTGGGGTGGCTATGGGCTGGAGGTGCGCCAGCCTGCCCAGTTGCTGAACTTGGTTTCTGCTGTTCCCCTTGAGGCAGGGTGAAGCAGAGCTGCTGGCAGGCTGCAGGGTCCAGAGCCCCAGCCCACCCTCCTGGGCTCCATGCCTGCAATGCTGCCTGGTGAGCCTGGAGCAGCTCCAGGGCACTCTCTGCCTGAGCTGTGGTCAGTCCTCTCCCCATCACTGAGCTCTACCCGCTGCCATCATCCCTCCATCAGTGCTCACTTACCGTGTGGCTCAGAAAATTCTGCATTAGCCGCCACCCACACTCCTTCCGCTTCTCATCAGGGGTCACTTCATAGTCAGCCTGCGGGGTGGGAGGCAGAGAAGCTTGGGGTGTGGGTACAGCAACAGGTGTGGGGAGATGGGGCACATGTGGCCCGGGACCTCTGCCCACCCTTGGTGTTGGGCTGGGCTGCACTCACCACCCCGTCCAGGAAGGCAATGCAGCGGGTCAGCTCGGGCCTCGTGGCGCAGAACTCTCGGAACAGCAGGCGCCCGATGGGCTGCCGCTTGCACAGGCTGTGGTAGTCACACTCtgcaggcaggggtgggagctGTTGGATTTCTGGACCTGGAGCCCACCGGCAGGGCACTCCTGTCCACACCACCAGGCCCGGGGCCCTAACAACAGCTTCCAGCCCTGCAGTATGGCAGCCATTGTCTCCTTTAGAACCCTCACCACAGCAATGAGGTGGCACTACTGTTACTGCCATCATAGCTTGGGActccgaggcccagagaggataagtaattagcccaaggtcacacagccaggagtgTGGCTCCAGAGCCGGGGTCCTCACTTCCAGCCGCTGTCTCCTGGTTCACACCACTTGCATACGTCACAGTTGGGGTTGGGTGTGGTCTGTGAGGTTCCGGCCCGGCTTGGGCCCGGCCCACACCTGCTGACTGCCTGGCGAAAGTGTGGGAGGAAGCTGTGGCTTCCGGCGAGCTCGAGGCTAGGCCTCCTTCCCGGCGGTGGAAGCAGCCATGGTGTACTCCTAGCCCACGTGCAGGCCTTCAGAGGGGGCCTGGCCCTTCTCGTTAAGGTTTTGCGGGGCACCTGCAGGGCCAGGCTGGGTGGGGCTGAGCACAGGCCTGGGGCTCCCCGGGCAGTCGGTG of Delphinus delphis chromosome 3, mDelDel1.2, whole genome shotgun sequence contains these proteins:
- the GRK6 gene encoding G protein-coupled receptor kinase 6 isoform X1, with translation MELENIVANTVLLKAREGGGGNRKGKSKKWRQMLQFPHISQCEELRLNIECDYHSLCKRQPIGRLLFREFCATRPELTRCIAFLDGVADYEVTPDEKRKECGWRLMQNFLSHTGPDLIPDVPRQLVTNCAQRLEQGPCKDLFQELTRLTHEYLSVAPYTDYLDSIYFNRFLQWKWLERQPVTKNTFRQYRVLGKGGFGEVCACQVRATGKMYACKKLEKKRIKKRKGEAMALNEKQILEKVNSRFVVSLAYAYETKDALCLVLTLMNGGDLKFHIYHMGQAGFPEARAVFYAAEICCGLEDLHRERIVYRDLKPENILLDDHGHIRISDLGLAVHVPEGQTIKGRVGTVGYMAPEVVKNERYTFSPDWWALGCLLYEMIAGQSPFQQRKKKIKREEVERLVKEVPEEYSEHFSPQARSLCSQLLCKDPAERLGCGGGGAREVKEHPLFKKLNFKRLGAGMLEPPFKPDPQAIYCKDVLDIEQFSTVKGVELEATDQDFYQKFATGSVSIPWQNEMVETECFQELNVFGLDGSVPPDLDWKGQPPAPPKKGLLQRLFSRQDCCGNCSDSEEELPARLELPTRL
- the GRK6 gene encoding G protein-coupled receptor kinase 6 isoform X2 produces the protein MELENIVANTVLLKAREGGGGNRKGKSKKWRQMLQFPHISQCEELRLNIECDYHSLCKRQPIGRLLFREFCATRPELTRCIAFLDGVADYEVTPDEKRKECGWRLMQNFLSHTGPDLIPDVPRQLVTNCAQRLEQGPCKDLFQELTRLTHEYLSVAPYTDYLDSIYFNRFLQWKWLERQPVTKNTFRQYRVLGKGGFGEVCACQVRATGKMYACKKLEKKRIKKRKGEAMALNEKQILEKVNSRFVVSLAYAYETKDALCLVLTLMNGGDLKFHIYHMGQAGFPEARAVFYAAEICCGLEDLHRERIVYRDLKPENILLDDHGHIRISDLGLAVHVPEGQTIKGRVGTVGYMAPEVVKNERYTFSPDWWALGCLLYEMIAGQSPFQQRKKKIKREEVERLVKEVPEEYSEHFSPQARSLCSQLLCKDPAERLGCGGGGAREVKEHPLFKKLNFKRLGAGMLEPPFKPDPQAIYCKDVLDIEQFSTVKGVELEATDQDFYQKFATGSVSIPWQNEMVETECFQELNVFGLDGSVPPDLDWKGQPPAPPKKGLLQRLFSRQR
- the GRK6 gene encoding G protein-coupled receptor kinase 6 isoform X4, translated to MELENIVANTVLLKAREGGGGNRKGKSKKWRQMLQFPHISQCEELRLNIECDYHSLCKRQPIGRLLFREFCATRPELTRCIAFLDGVADYEVTPDEKRKECGWRLMQNFLSHTGPDLIPDVPRQLVTNCAQRLEQGPCKDLFQELTRLTHEYLSVAPYTDYLDSIYFNRFLQWKWLERQPVTKNTFRQYRVLGKGGFGEVCACQVRATGKMYACKKLEKKRIKKRKGEAMALNEKQILEKVNSRFVVSLAYAYETKDALCLVLTLMNGGDLKFHIYHMGQAGFPEARAVFYAAEICCGLEDLHRERIVYRDLKPENILLDDHGHIRISDLGLAVHVPEGQTIKGRVGTVGYMAPEVVKNERYTFSPDWWALGCLLYEMIAGQSPFQQRKKKIKREEVERLVKEVPEEYSEHFSPQARSLCSQLLCKDPAERLGCGGGGAREVKEHPLFKKLNFKRLGAGMLEPPFKPDPQAIYCKDVLDIEQFSTVKGVELEATDQDFYQKFATGSVSIPWQNEMVETECFQELNVFGLDGSVPPDLDWKGQPPAPPKKGLLQRLFSRQRTAVGTAATVRKSFPPASSSPPASSPQPEAPPGGWR
- the GRK6 gene encoding G protein-coupled receptor kinase 6 isoform X3 — protein: MYACKKLEKKRIKKRKGEAMALNEKQILEKVNSRFVVSLAYAYETKDALCLVLTLMNGGDLKFHIYHMGQAGFPEARAVFYAAEICCGLEDLHRERIVYRDLKPENILLDDHGHIRISDLGLAVHVPEGQTIKGRVGTVGYMAPEVVKNERYTFSPDWWALGCLLYEMIAGQSPFQQRKKKIKREEVERLVKEVPEEYSEHFSPQARSLCSQLLCKDPAERLGCGGGGAREVKEHPLFKKLNFKRLGAGMLEPPFKPDPQAIYCKDVLDIEQFSTVKGVELEATDQDFYQKFATGSVSIPWQNEMVETECFQELNVFGLDGSVPPDLDWKGQPPAPPKKGLLQRLFSRQDCCGNCSDSEEELPARLELPTRL